A single Oryza brachyantha chromosome 8, ObraRS2, whole genome shotgun sequence DNA region contains:
- the LOC102708272 gene encoding 60S ribosomal protein L7-1-like, with amino-acid sequence MAEEGTQQLPYVRETVLKKRKVNEDWAVKNRERKAAKRQRRRDDGKGAIKRPEDFVREFRNKELDFVRMRTRLKVRKLPPAESLSSKLIFAIRIPGTTDLHPHMRKILRRLRLTQVLTGVFLKASDAIMKRLLVVEPFVTYGFPNLKNVKELIYKKGRGFLDKEPFPLTSNDLIEKGLGEHGIICLEDLVHEIATVGPHFRQASSFLMPFKLKCPERRLQMKKKPYKDGGDSGNREDKINELIEKLN; translated from the exons ATGGCGGAGGAGGGGACGCAGCAGCTGCCGTACGTGCGGGAGACGGTGCTGAAGAAGCGGAAGGTGAACGAGGACTGGGCCGTCAAGAACCGGGAGCGGAAGGCGGCCAAgaggcagcgccgccgcgacgacggcAAGGGCGCCATCAAGAGACCCGAGGACTTCGTCAGGGAGTTCCGCAACAAGGAGCTCGACTTCGTTCGGATGCGGACCCGCCTCAAGGTCCGCAAGCTGCCGCCCGCCGAGAGCCTCAGCTCCAAGCTCATCTTCGCGATTCGCATCCCTGG CACAACGGATTTGCATCCGCACATGAGGAAGATTTTGCGCAGGCTGCGGCTGACGCAGGTCCTGACCGGCGTGTTCCTGAAGGCCAGTGATGCTATTATGAAGAGGCTGCTTGTCGTGGAACCGTTTGTTACTTATGG GTTCCCGAATTTGAAGAATGTCAAGGAGCTAATTTACAAGAAGGGTCGTGGGTTCCTCGACAAGGAGCCTTTCCCTCTTACCAGCAATGATCTTATTGAGAAG GGTTTGGGTGAACATGGCATCATATGTTTGGAAGATCTTGTGCATGAAATCGCAACAGTTGGTCCACACTTCAGACAAGCTTCAAGCTTCCTCATGCCCTTCAAGCTCAAGTGTCCAGAGAGGAGGTTGCAGATGAAGAAGAAACCCTACAAGGATGGTGGTGACtcagggaatcgtgaagataaAATCAATGAATTAATTGAGAAGTTGAACTAA
- the LOC102717643 gene encoding putative disease resistance protein RGA1, translating into MAESLLLPVVSRVAGKAADALVQRVTRMCGVDDDRRRLERQLLAVQCTLTDAEAKSETKPAVKRWMKDLRAVAYEAGDVLDDFRYEALRGEAQIGGDSAARKVLGYFTPHNPLLFRAVMSRKLDDVLKKITDLVMEMSTFGLVERAEAAPAIHPQTHSGMDSLMEIVGRDDDKEILVDLLLEQRSKNRIEVMPIVGMGGLGKTTLAKMVYSDFRVHQHFELLMWLCVSDDFSVTAIVKSIIESATRDNCTLPDRIELLRGRLHEVVGRKRYLLVLDDVWNEEEQKWEDLRPLLHSAGGPGSAIVVTTRSQRVASIMGTLPAHMLSYLDQDDSWELFRKRAFSKEEEEQPELAEVGKRIVSKCKGLPLALKTMGSLMSSKKQIQEWEAIAASKSWDDVGTTNQILSILKLSYRHLTLEMKLCFVFCAIFPKDYQMERDRLIQLWIANDFIQDQGIMDLEERGRFVFHELMWRSFFQDVKAETFYAGTQQYKSITCSMHDLMHDLAKSVTEECIHIQDLNQQKASMKEVRHLMSSSNLQENIELIEHVERPLHTLLSPYWLPSSSLPRNIKKLNFTSLRALHNASLHISPKVLANIRHLRYLDLSNFRELVILSESICMLYSLQTLRLTQCENLEHLPEGMRFMSKLRHLYLDGCRSLKRMPPRIGMLKNLWTLTKFVVDREDGRGLEELKDLQHLCGRLELFNLNAVQSGLNGRESNLHLNQNVNELLLYWCRDRSECRGHDVVANKKDILEFTLPTSKLESLRVYGSGHIEMSSWMKNPKIFLCLKELSMSDCWRCTDLPPLWQSGSLESLSLSRLDNLTTLSSGVDMVVQGCNGSLEFFPKLKRMSLNYLPNLDRWIDNEVAITTVMFPELKELTIGNCPKLVNIPKAPILRELDINQCKIEVNSLSHLTALSQLKYHGDWCVSTDAQVIPLSCWPSLVTLHLGLLGNLVLPEEKQTMPPLESIRQLWLSYSNCFFSRNSSNWLFGFGDCFAFLEELVIVSCDDLVHWPVKELRGLNSLRHVEFSYCKNLIGSPSSSEESLFPLGLETLHLNFCKNLSEIPKLPASLEILGINECTSLVSLPTNLGDLAKLRYLKLFSCVSLRKLPETMDGLIALQELYVQQCPGVETLPLSLLQRLPHLRKLMTLGSHKLDRRCRRGGEYWEFVSKIPCLNRDFIEAKSNDKGFAKRLVPCCSTLN; encoded by the coding sequence ATGGCGGAGTCGCTGCTTCTCCCGGTGGTAAGCAGGGTGGCCGGCAAGGCGGCAGACGCCCTCGTCCAGCGCGTCACCCGCATGtgcggcgtcgacgacgaccgccGGAGGCTGGAGCGCCAGCTTCTGGCCGTCCAGTGCACGCTGACCGACGCCGAGGCGAAGAGCGAGACCAAACCTGCCGTGAAGCGTTGGATGAAGGACCTCAGGGCCGTCGCCTACGAGGCCGGCGACGTCCTCGACGACTTCCGCTACGAGGCGCTCCGCGGCGAGGCCCAGATCGGCGGCGACTCCGCCGCCCGCAAGGTACTCGGCTACTTCACGCCACACAACCCCCTCCTGTTCCGTGCTGTGATGAGCAGGAAGCTGGATGATGTCCTCAAGAAGATCACCGATCTGGTCATGGAGATGAGCACCTTTGGCCTGGTAGAGCGTGCGGAGGCGGCACCTGCGATCCACCCACAGACACACTCCGGCATGGATAGCTTGATGGAGATCGTCGGCAGAGACGACGACAAGGAGATATTGGTGGATTTGTTGCTTGAGCAGCGTTCCAAGAACAGGATTGAGGTGATGCCAATCGTAGGGATGGGGGGATTGGGGAAGACAACACTGGCAAAGATGGTGTACAGCGACTTCAGGGTCCATCAGCACTTTGAGCTGCTCATGTGGCTCTGTGTGTCAGATGATTTCAGTGTCACTGCTATAGTAAAATCCATCATTGAATCGGCTACCAGGGACAACTGCACCTTGCCTGATAGAATCGAACTGTTGCGCGGCCGCCTACACGAAGTGGTAGGCCGCAAAAGGTATCTACTTGTTCTTGATGATGTTTGGAATGAGGAAGAACAGAAATGGGAGGATCTCAGGCCGTTGCTGCATTCCGCTGGTGGTCCAGGAAGTGCAATAGTTGTCACAACTCGAAGCCAACGGGTAGCATCCATAATGGGCACACTTCCTGCTCACATGCTATCATACTTAGACCAAGACGATTCATGGGAATTATTCCGAAAGAGAGCATTCAgtaaagaagaggaagagcagCCAGAGCTTGCTGAGGTTGGTAAGCGTATTGTCAGCAAGTGTAAAGGGTTGCCTCTTGCTCTGAAGACAATGGGGAGCCTTATGAGTTCCAAGAAGCAAATCCAGGAGTGGGAGGCTATTGCAGCAAGCAAGAGTTGGGATGATGTTGGGACCACAAATCAGATTCTATCCATACTAAAATTGAGCTATAGGCACTTAACACTTGAAATGAAGCTATGTTTTGTCTTTTGCGCAATCTTCCCAAAGGACTATCAGATGGAGAGGGACAGGTTGATCCAGCTGTGGATAGCAAATGATTTTATCCAAGACCAGGGGATTATGGATTtggaagagagaggaagatTTGTTTTCCATGAGCTAATGTGGAGGTCCTTCTTTCAAGATGTAAAGGCAGAAACTTTTTATGCCGGGACACAACAGTACAAGTCAATTACATGCTCCATGCATGATCTAATGCATGACCTAGCAAAATCTGTCACAGAGGAATGCATTCATATTCAAGATTTAAACCAGCAAAAAGCCTCAATGAAAGAGGTCCGTCATCTGATGTCAAGTTCTAACTTGCAAGAGAACATTGAATTAATTGAACATGTGGAACGGCCTCTTCACACATTACTGTCACCATATTGGTTGCCGTCATCATCGCTACCCAGaaatatcaagaaattaaaCTTTACGTCTTTACGAGCATTGCATAATGCTAGCTTGCATATTTCTCCAAAGGTGTTAGCAAACATAAGACATTTGCGTTACCTTGATCTTTCCAATTTCAGAGAGCTAGTAATATTATCCGAGTCAATATGTATGTTATACAGCTTGCAAACTTTGAGGCTAACTCAATGTGAGAATCTTGAACATTTACCAGAGGGTATGAGATTTATGAGCAAGCTTAGGCATCTTTATCTTGATGGTTGTCGTAGCTTGAAACGCATGCCACCAAGAATTGGTATGCTAAAGAACCTCTGGACTCTTACCAAATTTGTTGTGGATAGAGAAGATGGACGTGGGCTTGAAGAACTGAAAGACTTGCAGCATCTATGTGGCCGGTTAGAACTGTTTAATTTGAATGCTGTACAAAGTGGGTTAAATGGAAGAGAATCCAATCTCCATCTGAATCAAAATGTAAATGAGTTGCTGTTGTACTGGTGTCGCGATAGATCTGAGTGCAGAGGCCATGATGTTGTTGCCAACAAAAAGGATATCTTAGAGTTTACTCTACCTACTAGCAAACTTGAATCATTGCGAGTATACGGCTCTGGTCATATTGAGATGTCATCATGGatgaaaaaccccaaaattttCCTTTGCCTAAAAGAACTCAGCATGTCTGACTGCTGGAGATGCACGGATCTTCCGCCGTTATGGCAGTCTGGCTCTCTTGAGTCCTTGTCTTTATCCCGTTTGGATAATTTGACCACATTATCTAGTGGCGTTGACATGGTTGTTCAAGGATGCAATGGTTCCCTGGAATTTTTCCCAAAGCTGAAGAGGATGTCTTTAAATTACTTACCAAACTTAGACAGATGGATAGACAACGAAGTAGCAATTACAACAGTGATGTTCCCTGAGCTCAAAGAATTAACAATTGGCAATTGCCCAAAGCTAGTGAATATTCCAAAGGCTCCTATTCTACGAGAGCTGGATATAAACCAGTGCAAAATTGAGGTGAACTCACTCAGCCATCTGACAGCACTATCCCAACTCAAGTATCATGGTGACTGGTGTGTTTCCACAGATGCGCAAGTTATACCATTAAGCTGTTGGCCATCTCTTGTGACATTACATCTAGGCCTTTTAGGGAACTTGGTTCTCCCAGAGGAGAAGCAGACCATGCCCCCTCTGGAATCAATTCGACAGCTTTGGTTATCGTATTCGAATTGTTTCTTCTCACGTAATTCGTCAAACTGGCTGTTTGGTTTCGGGGATTGCTTTGCCTTTCTGGAAGAATTGGTGATAGTTTCATGCGACGATCTTGTCCATTGGCCTGTGAAGGAGCTCCGTGGATTGAATTCACTTCGACATGTAGAGTTTAGTTATTGCAAGAACCTGATCGGTTCACCGTCATCATCAGAAGAGTCCTTGTTTCCACTGGGGCTGGAAACATTACATCTAAATTTTTGCAAGAACTTATCAGAGATTCCCAAGCTGCCTGCTTCACTGGAGATACTGGGCATTAATGAATGCACTTCTTTGGTTTCTCTGCCAACAAATCTTGGAGACCTTGCCAAGTTGAGATACCTCAAGTTATTTTCCTGTGTGAGTTTGAGAAAATTGCCTGAAACCATGGATGGCCTCATTGCTCTTCAGGAACTGTATGTTCAGCAGTGCCCTGGGGTAGAGACACTGCCATTGAGTCTTCTTCAGCGGCTGCCACACCTCAGGAAGCTAATGACACTAGGAAGTCACAAGTTGGATAGGCGTtgcaggagaggaggggagtaCTGGGAGTTTGTCTCCAAAATTCCATGTCTAAATAGAGACTTCATTGAAGCGAAATCCAACGACAAGGGCTTTGCAAAGAGATTAGTTCCTTGCTGCTCAACTCTCAACTGA
- the LOC102708551 gene encoding acid sugar phosphatase isoform X1 has translation MASAASAPAFERLAGIRALAESGRFKAWFLDQFGVLHDGKKPYPGAVFALERLAEKGAKMVIISNSSRRSSVTMEKLRSLGFDPSCFLGAITSGELTHQYLHKRDDPWFAALGRKCVHLTWGNRGAISLEGLGLQVASNVEEAEFILAHGTEALGLPSGDPLPKSLEELEQVLMLCLEKRLPMVVANPDYVTVEARDLRVMPGTLAAKYENLGGEVKWMGKPDKVIYASAMSLAGVNAHECIMVGDSLHHDIKGANGSRVESAFITGGIHAAELGLNEIGETAEEDTIDSLCSKHGSYPTYVLPSFTW, from the exons atGGCctccgcggcttcggccccgGCGTTCGAGCGACTGGCCGGGATCCGGGCGCTCGCCGAGTCCGGCCGCTTCAAG GCGTGGTTCCTCGACCAGTTTGGTGTTCTTCACGATGGCAAGAAGCCTTACCCTGGTGCCGTCTTTGCAT TGGAGAGACTCGCTGAGAAAGGGGCTAAGATGGTGATCATTAGCAATTCGTCTAGGAGGTCTTCTGTAACCATGGAGAAGCTAAGGAGCCTTGGGTTCGACCCATCTTGTTTCCTCGGGGCTATCACTAGCGGGGAACTCACACATCAGTACCTTCACAA GAGAGATGATCCATGGTTTGCAGCTCTTGGAAGAAAGTGTGTTCATCTGACATGGGGCAATCGAGGTGCAATTTCTTTGGAG GGCCTTGGTTTGCAAGTTGCGAGCAATGTCGAGGAGGCAGAGTTTATATTAGCCCATGGTACTGAGGCCCTGGGTCTACCTTCTGGGGATCCACTTCCCAAAAGTCTTGAGGAGCTTGAGCAGGTTCTAATGTTATGCCTAGAAAAGCGACTGCCAATGGTGGTAGCTAATCCTGATTATGTTACTGTTGAGGCACGAGATCTACGTGTCATGCCTG GCACTCTAGCAGCCAAATATGAGAACCTTGGTGGTGAGGTGAAATGGATGGGGAAACCGGACAAG GTGATTTATGCATCAGCAATGTCCCTGGCAGGGGTTAATGCCCATGAATGCATCATGGTGGGTGATTCACTGCACCATGACATCAAAGGTGCAAATGGATCTAGAGTCGAATCTGCATTCATTACTGGAGGGATTCATGCGGCTGAACTTGGCCTCAATGAGATTGGAGAAACAGCTGAAGAGGACACCATCGACTCATTGTGCAGCAAACATGGCTCCTATCCCACCTATGTTTTGCCTTCATTTACATGGTAG
- the LOC102708551 gene encoding pyridoxal phosphate phosphatase isoform X2 has product MASAASAPAFERLAGIRALAESGRFKAWFLDQFGVLHDGKKPYPGAVFALERLAEKGAKMVIISNSSRRSSVTMEKLRSLGFDPSCFLGAITSGELTHQRDDPWFAALGRKCVHLTWGNRGAISLEGLGLQVASNVEEAEFILAHGTEALGLPSGDPLPKSLEELEQVLMLCLEKRLPMVVANPDYVTVEARDLRVMPGTLAAKYENLGGEVKWMGKPDKVIYASAMSLAGVNAHECIMVGDSLHHDIKGANGSRVESAFITGGIHAAELGLNEIGETAEEDTIDSLCSKHGSYPTYVLPSFTW; this is encoded by the exons atGGCctccgcggcttcggccccgGCGTTCGAGCGACTGGCCGGGATCCGGGCGCTCGCCGAGTCCGGCCGCTTCAAG GCGTGGTTCCTCGACCAGTTTGGTGTTCTTCACGATGGCAAGAAGCCTTACCCTGGTGCCGTCTTTGCAT TGGAGAGACTCGCTGAGAAAGGGGCTAAGATGGTGATCATTAGCAATTCGTCTAGGAGGTCTTCTGTAACCATGGAGAAGCTAAGGAGCCTTGGGTTCGACCCATCTTGTTTCCTCGGGGCTATCACTAGCGGGGAACTCACACATCA GAGAGATGATCCATGGTTTGCAGCTCTTGGAAGAAAGTGTGTTCATCTGACATGGGGCAATCGAGGTGCAATTTCTTTGGAG GGCCTTGGTTTGCAAGTTGCGAGCAATGTCGAGGAGGCAGAGTTTATATTAGCCCATGGTACTGAGGCCCTGGGTCTACCTTCTGGGGATCCACTTCCCAAAAGTCTTGAGGAGCTTGAGCAGGTTCTAATGTTATGCCTAGAAAAGCGACTGCCAATGGTGGTAGCTAATCCTGATTATGTTACTGTTGAGGCACGAGATCTACGTGTCATGCCTG GCACTCTAGCAGCCAAATATGAGAACCTTGGTGGTGAGGTGAAATGGATGGGGAAACCGGACAAG GTGATTTATGCATCAGCAATGTCCCTGGCAGGGGTTAATGCCCATGAATGCATCATGGTGGGTGATTCACTGCACCATGACATCAAAGGTGCAAATGGATCTAGAGTCGAATCTGCATTCATTACTGGAGGGATTCATGCGGCTGAACTTGGCCTCAATGAGATTGGAGAAACAGCTGAAGAGGACACCATCGACTCATTGTGCAGCAAACATGGCTCCTATCCCACCTATGTTTTGCCTTCATTTACATGGTAG
- the LOC107304762 gene encoding methionine aminopeptidase 2A-like isoform X2, with product MKEVHTYNMIGNSIDVANKEMEGLRIGQNQETKESLETHEASLKEGKVADCNEAQDGDVEGDYPSQDGAPAAKKKKKKSKSKKKNGPLQQTDPPSIPVDELFPSGEFPEGEIQRYKDD from the exons ATGAAGGAAG TGCATACTTACAATATGATCGGTAATTCTATTGATGTGGCAAACAAGGAGATGGAGGGTTTGCGTATCGGACAAAATCAAGAAACCAAA GAGAGTTTAGAAACACATGAGGCCTCATTAAAAGAAGGTAAAGTTGCAGATTGCAATGAGGCTCAAGATGGTGATGTGGAGGGGGACTATCCTTCTCAAGATGGAGCACCAG CTgccaagaagaaaaagaagaaaagcaaatcgAA AAAGAAGAATGGACCTCTTCAGCAGACAGATCCTCCATCGATCCCTGTTGATGAACTCTTCCCTTCAGGAGAATTTCCTGAGGGTGAGATCCAACGGTACAAGGATGA
- the LOC102717922 gene encoding UDP-glycosyltransferase 79-like, whose translation MAPAAIEVGDHTTHVLLVAYPTQGHINPLLQFGKRLAARRGVRSTLAVTRFVLATAAPSSPGGSVHLAAISDGCDHAGYDEAGDARAYLARLETAGSRTLAELLCAEAARGRPVHVVVYDSFLPWARGVARRHGAACAAFLTQACAVNIAYGHAWSGTVKLPVREAPGELPGLPAGLEAGDLPTFMVNPADGHGYQDMLVKQQFDGIGDADDVLVNSFSDLEPPEAEHLASTWGAKTIGPTVPSAYLDTRIPDDTSYGCHLHSPSPATTAWLDAHPARSVVYAAFGSVAKASPEQMAEVAEGLLATGRPFLWVVRASEAAKIPGDFAVKLAAAGGRGRGLVVPWSPQLEVLAHPAVGCFVTHCGWNSTTEAISAGVPMVAVPRWSDQTMNAKYIADIWRVGVRARRSGGGGVVDGLVERGEVERCVREVMEREEYRRNAGKWREMAKDAVSEGGSSDANIAAFVAKYGATAK comes from the exons atggcgccggcggcgattgAAGTTGGAGACCACACCACGCACGTGCTCCTGGTGGCGTACCCGACGCAGGGCCACATCAACCCGCTGCTCCAGTTCGGCAagcgcctcgccgcccgccgcggcgtccgCTCCACGCTCGCCGTCACCCGCTTCgtgctcgccaccgccgcgccgtcgtcgccgggggGCTCCGTCCAcctcgccgccatctccgACGGCTGCGACCACGCCGGCTACGACGAGGCCGGCGACGCGCGCGCCTACCTGGCGCGCCTGGAGACCGCCGGGTCGCGCACGCTCGCCGAGCTGCTCTGCGccgaggcggcgcgcggccggccggtgcACGTGGTGGTGTACGACTCGTTCCTGCCCTGggcgcgcggcgtggcgcgccggcacggcgccgcgtgcgccgcgtTCCTGACGCAGGCGTGCGCCGTCAACATCGCGTACGGGCACGCCTGGTCCGGCACGGTGAAGCTCCCCGTCAGGGAGGCGCCCGGCGAACTGCCCGGGCTTCCCGCCGGCCTCGAGGCCGGCGATCTCCCGACGTTCATGGTGAACCCGGCCGACGGGCACGGCTATCAGGACATGCTGGTGAAGCAGCAGTTCGATGGCatcggcgacgccgacgacgtgcTCGTCAACTCATTCTCCGACCTGGAGCCGCCG GAAGCGGAGCACTTGGCGTCGACGTGGGGCGCCAAGACGATCGGGCCGACCGTGCCGTCGGCGTACCTCGACACCCGCATCCCGGACGACACGTCGTACGGCTGCCACCTccactcgccgtcgccggccaccaccGCGTGGCTGGACGCCCACCCGGCGCGCTCCGTCGTGTACGCGGCGTTCGGCAGCGTGGCCAAGGCCAGCCCGGAGCAGATGGCCGAGGTGGCCGAGGGCCTCCTCGCCACCGGCAGGCCGTTCCTCTGGGTGGTGCGCGCTTCCGAGGCGGCCAAGATCCCCGGCGACTTCGCGGTcaagctggcggcggcgggcgggcggggacGTGGGCTCGTGGTGCCGTGGAGCCCGCAGCTGGAGGTGCTCGCCCACCCTGCCGTGGGGTGCTTCGTGACGCACTGCGGGTGGAACTCGACGACGGAGGCGATCAGCGCCGGCGTGCCGATGGTGGCCGTGCCGCGGTGGTCGGACCAGACGATGAACGCCAAGTACATCGCCGACATCTGGCGCGTCggcgtgcgcgcgcggcggagcggcggcggcggcgtcgtcgacggcTTGGTGGAGAGAGGCGAGGTGGAGCGGTGCGTGAGGGAGGTGATGGAGCGGGAGGAGTACCGGAGGAACGCCGGCAAGTGGCGCGAGATGGCCAAGGACGCCGTGAGCGAAGGTGGCAGCTCCGACGCCAACATCGCCGCCTTCGTCGCCAAGTACGGCGCCACCGCCAAGTGA